One window from the genome of Terrimicrobium sacchariphilum encodes:
- a CDS encoding Amuc_1098 family type IV pilus outer membrane protein — protein MKLQILTAVAAASLALSTATSLAQTGVQGLAEREIRRQEQLKNYAEDAIAKGQQAMKNQDYETAFAFYKSAVDVLPSGGDASSTLRTTALTGFSQAAVKLAEQRVSEGRFQDASSTVAVVLEDRYNPTYAPALALQAKLKDPNTFNKTLTPNFIANIEEVKQLLSEAQGFYDSGRFDLAQKRYEQVLNIDRYNIAARRGMELVNNARTKYSNTAYDEARGDMLREVVKGWELPVRKFDVKGSNIIDQPQLDTRGTSAINRKLDDIIIPRVDFNDATIREALDFLKQRAVALDTSEQDPSRRGVNIVLKLSPDAPEAQQRISLSLNDVPLRTAIDYVAKAANLKLKIEPYAVVVVPQSEPTDILITKEYKVPPSFITALPASSDSSASAGGGGIQVAPGSMSSVAARSTARQFLEANGVTFPTGASANFLTASSKLIVKNTQANLDIIDSLVEVQLQTPPSQVEIESKFLEVTQNNLNELGFDWLLGQFKLPFGTGVYGGGGTQGFGQSINSSRYPFINQGTTTPVGASNATSGPITSGNRTGSSAISVNAVDALLFGSPLGPAAGAFTLAGVFTNPQFQVVIRALSQSKGVDLVSSPKVTTKSGQRATIQIVREFRYPTEYDLPQVSASTGSTFQPVIPTTPTAFDTKPVGITLEVEPTVGPDGFTIDLTLSPRVVEFDGFINYGSPISASVAAVLTTTTTPIVSFLSPTYTFVATENIINQPVFSTREVTTDVTVYDGQTVVLGGLIREDVQKVEDKTPILGDIPLAGRLFRTTADQHIKRNLIMFVTANLLDPAGQPLIKVDEEDEITAQPSAQAMSSEAVSGDPTTIPTPE, from the coding sequence ATGAAGTTGCAAATCCTAACCGCCGTCGCAGCCGCTTCGCTTGCTCTCAGTACCGCCACCTCGCTTGCTCAAACTGGCGTTCAGGGACTTGCGGAGCGCGAAATCCGGCGACAGGAACAGCTCAAGAACTACGCCGAAGACGCCATCGCCAAAGGACAGCAGGCGATGAAAAATCAGGACTACGAGACGGCGTTCGCCTTTTACAAGAGTGCAGTCGATGTCCTCCCCTCCGGCGGAGATGCCTCCAGCACCCTCCGCACCACGGCACTCACCGGTTTCAGTCAGGCTGCCGTGAAACTCGCCGAACAGCGCGTTTCTGAAGGTCGCTTCCAGGATGCCAGCAGCACAGTGGCTGTAGTGCTCGAGGATCGATACAACCCGACCTACGCCCCGGCCCTCGCTCTGCAGGCCAAGCTGAAGGACCCGAACACCTTTAACAAAACACTCACGCCCAACTTCATCGCGAACATCGAGGAAGTGAAGCAACTCCTCTCGGAGGCGCAAGGATTCTACGATTCCGGACGTTTCGATCTGGCCCAGAAGCGCTACGAGCAGGTGCTCAATATTGATCGCTACAACATCGCGGCCCGCCGAGGAATGGAACTGGTCAATAATGCCCGTACCAAATACTCCAATACCGCTTACGACGAAGCCCGCGGCGACATGCTGCGTGAGGTCGTCAAGGGCTGGGAGCTGCCTGTTCGCAAATTTGACGTCAAGGGGTCCAACATCATCGACCAGCCGCAGCTCGATACCCGCGGCACCTCGGCCATCAATCGCAAGCTCGACGATATCATCATTCCCCGCGTTGACTTCAACGACGCAACGATCCGCGAGGCTCTCGACTTCCTCAAGCAGCGCGCGGTCGCTCTCGACACCAGCGAACAGGATCCCTCCCGCCGCGGCGTGAATATCGTGCTCAAGCTCAGCCCCGATGCACCGGAGGCCCAGCAGCGCATTTCCCTTTCTCTGAATGACGTCCCGCTCCGCACGGCCATCGACTATGTCGCCAAGGCGGCAAACCTGAAGCTCAAGATCGAGCCTTACGCGGTCGTGGTTGTTCCCCAGTCGGAGCCGACCGATATCCTGATCACCAAGGAATACAAGGTCCCTCCGAGTTTCATCACGGCTCTCCCAGCCAGCTCCGACTCCTCAGCCTCTGCTGGCGGCGGTGGCATTCAAGTGGCTCCGGGTTCCATGTCTTCGGTCGCCGCTCGTTCGACGGCTCGCCAATTTCTCGAGGCCAATGGCGTCACTTTCCCGACCGGGGCAAGCGCCAACTTCCTCACAGCCTCGAGCAAGCTGATCGTCAAGAACACGCAGGCAAATCTCGATATCATCGATTCCCTCGTGGAGGTCCAACTCCAGACCCCGCCGAGCCAGGTCGAGATCGAGTCGAAATTCCTCGAGGTCACTCAAAACAACCTCAACGAGCTTGGCTTTGACTGGCTCCTCGGACAGTTCAAGCTCCCGTTTGGCACGGGTGTCTATGGTGGCGGCGGCACGCAAGGCTTCGGCCAGTCCATCAACAGCTCCCGCTATCCGTTCATCAACCAGGGAACGACGACACCGGTCGGCGCGAGCAACGCGACCTCCGGCCCGATCACATCGGGAAACCGCACTGGCAGTTCTGCAATCAGCGTGAACGCGGTGGATGCCCTGCTCTTCGGCAGCCCGCTCGGGCCAGCGGCTGGAGCATTCACCCTCGCAGGTGTCTTTACGAATCCTCAGTTTCAGGTGGTCATCCGCGCCCTCAGCCAGTCCAAGGGCGTGGATCTCGTCAGCTCTCCCAAGGTGACGACCAAGAGCGGCCAGCGCGCCACGATCCAGATCGTTCGCGAGTTCCGCTACCCAACCGAGTACGATCTGCCGCAGGTATCCGCTTCCACGGGAAGCACTTTCCAGCCCGTCATCCCGACGACACCCACGGCGTTTGACACCAAGCCCGTCGGTATCACGCTGGAAGTCGAACCCACGGTTGGACCCGACGGATTCACGATCGATCTTACACTTTCGCCGCGAGTCGTGGAGTTCGATGGCTTCATCAACTACGGCAGCCCGATCAGCGCTTCTGTTGCAGCGGTGCTGACAACGACTACCACGCCGATCGTCTCCTTCCTCTCACCGACCTACACCTTCGTCGCCACGGAGAACATCATCAACCAGCCGGTCTTCTCCACTCGTGAGGTGACGACTGACGTGACGGTCTATGACGGCCAGACGGTGGTGCTTGGCGGTCTCATCCGCGAGGACGTCCAGAAGGTCGAGGACAAAACTCCGATCCTCGGAGACATCCCGCTCGCAGGCCGCCTCTTCCGTACGACCGCAGATCAGCACATCAAGCGCAACCTGATCATGTTCGTCACAGCCAATCTTCTCGATCCCGCCGGTCAGCCTTTGATCAAGGTCGACGAGGAAGACGAGATTACCGCCCAGCCCAGCGCTCAGGCCATGAGCTCCGAGGCAGTGTCTGGCGATCCCACCACCATTCCAACCCCAGAGTAG